In Spirochaetae bacterium HGW-Spirochaetae-1, the sequence CGGGATCTCCCGCGTCGATCAGGTTGACGAAATTGACTCCCTTGACCACCCTGCCGTTTGTCACGTCAAGGCATGGTATAATGCGTTTTGCCAGCATTGGTTCCTCTTTACCAGTACGAAGTTTTGCGGTTAAGACAGCATAAAACATGGAATAAACGGTGATCCGATTTTGGCAATGACTTTTTTTATAGTCATATTACAACGGTGAAAAATAATTGACACCCCGTATCCTTTTTGAAACCCTACTTTGCAGGCAGGTTCCGGAGCCGTCAAGATAAGGCCGCAGTTAAGCCGAAAGGGAACCTGTCGTATTCCAGAATACCGGACGTGACTGATGACAAATCCATTTTCCGCCTTTGCACGGGATAATATTCCTGAAATTGATTCGGTAATACGCGGCTTTTATGACATGAAAATCAGGCAGGCCCGGTGGCCGTTCATGAAGGATATGTACGCCGATCTGGCCGCTTACTGCCTGCGGGAAGGGAAGCGTATCAGGCCCCTTCTCCTTCTCCTCGCCTGTGACGGTTACGGGAAAGGTCGCGGCGCCAGGGACGAAATGATCAGGATCGCCGCTTCGCTGGAAATGATGCATTCCTTTCTCCTGATTCAGGATGACATTATCGACAGGGCCGTGATGCGAAGGAATGAGAAGGCATTTCATGTCGTGACCGGAGAGAAATACGGAGCGCTGACCTGTAATGACAGACTGGGAACCGATGTTGCCCTGGTACTGGCCGATGTCCTTTTTGCCAATGCCCTGGAGATCGTAGCCTCGGCAGATATCTGCAACAGGGCGCGGAAGAGATTTCTCGGTATTTTTTCCGGCACCTATGAAATGACGGCATGGGGACAGGTCCTGGACAGTCTGAACACCATGCCGAAAAAGATTTCCATAACGGAAAATATCCCGCTAAGGATCAGTACGCTGAAAACGGCCTATTATACCATCTACTATCCCCTTCTCATGGGCTATGTCCTGAGTACGCCGGGAGGAGAACGGGAACAGGACGCTCTGCGGGAGTTCGCCCTGCCCCTGGGGCTATCTTTCCAGATCCGCGATGATATACTCGGCGTTTTCGGTGATGAAAAAGAAACGGGCAAGTCAACCGACTCCGATCTTCTCGAAGGGAAGATAACCCTGCTGATTCAGTATACCCTGGAAACGCTGAAAGGGAAGGCACGCAGCGATTTCATGAATCTCGTCCTCAAGACGGGGAAAACGAAGAAAGATGTGAAGACCATGCGGACGACGATACGGGAAAGCGGCTCCCTGGAAAAAACCACGATGCAGCAATCCCGATTTCTTGAGGAGGCCCGCGGTAAGCTGGACGGTCTTACGTTGAATAAAAAATACCGCCATATACTGGCGGGGCTCATCGATATGCTTTCGGCCTGAAGCGCTGGAAGAGGCAGACTGATCCGCCAGTCGTGCCTGAGCAGCTTCCCGATTACCCCTGATGTTCTCTTGTCGGCACGAATGTCGGGTTCAGGAAAATATCAGCGTCATGGAAAATTTATTGCTATTAATCCGTGTTTTGTTACGGTAAAGAGAATTGTCTTTTAAGAACCCCGGGGGGAATGTAAGAAAACGAATGAAAGACCTCATTGTTACCATGCTGCAGGAAGATCTTGCCTGGGAGAATAAAACCCGCAATCTCGCTGTATTCCGGGAACGGATGAGTTCCCTGAAGGGAAAAACACACCTGGTGCTTCTCCCCGAAATGTTCAATACGGGTTTCACCATGAACGCCGCGGCCATGCATGAAGGAATGGACGGGCCCACGGTGCAATGGCTCCTGGACAATGCCCGTGAACTCAATGCCCATGTTGCCGGGACCCTTATTGTCGGCGATGGCGGGGGATTTTTCAATCGCATGGTCTGGGCGGAACCGCAGGGAAAACTGCATATCTACAACAAGAGGCATCTTTTCCGCATGGCCGGTGAAAACGGGATATTTTCCCCGGGCAATGAAAATATCACCATCGACTGCAGGGGATGGCGCGTGAGGCCCTTCATCTGCTATGACCTGCGTTTTCCCGTGTGGAGCCGCAACAGGAACAATGATTACGACATGGCCGTGTATTTTGCCAACTGGCCCGAGCGGCGCGCCCGGCACTGGCAGGTTCTTCTGCAGGCCAGGGCCATGGAAAACCAGGCCTATGTGGCCGGCGTAAACCGTGTCGGCAAAGACGCGAAAGGTATCCGGTATACCGGTGACTCCTGTATAATTGATCCCTGGGGAAATGACGCTGTCCGGCTGGACGCAGAGGCCGGAACCGCAACGGCAGTGCTTTCCGGTTCCATGCTGACATCGTGTCGCAGGGATTTTCCCGTATGGCAGGACGCCGATACGGACTTCTGCGGCAGCGGAAATCAAGGGGGGCCGTGAGAGATGAGCAGGATATTAATCCATAAAAAAATGTGTACCATATCCCTGGTCCTGGCACTGCTCATGACTCCTGTTTTTGCCGGCGTTTCGCAGGATTTTTCAGCCGGGGATAATGCCCTGACAAATTATTTCACTCTCATGACCATATACGGGAAATGGCGCGAGGGCCTTTTCGGCAGCCGAAAATATTATGAGAGGGAACTGTGGATTTTTCTTACTGATCTTATCCACAAGGAAATCGAGACTGAATCGGATTTTATACTGGTGTTCCCCGAGAGCCTTCAGGAAAAAAGGGTAACCTGTATATTTAAATACAGTCGGTGGCTTTACTTTCATGGAGAAATTGCCGTTGACGCCCTTGCGCCGATCATAAAAAAAGATCCCGATCTTCTGAAAAAATGGTGGCGCAGCGGCACCCTGGTTACCGTGAGCGGCCGGGTGAAAAAATTCAGGATAGGCCGGGATACCTATGGCAATACAATAAATATCTGGCTTGAAAAAGTGGTGGTGAAGGAATGATTCCCCGGTACGGACAGTCGCGACCTGTCCGTGCCAAGGGGCGGCAAATTATCTATTAATGGAAATATATTATGGCGACAATTCTTGATACAATAGTTGAAGAAAGAAAAAAGCAGGTAGAGATTGAAAAGCATGATCTGCCCGTGACGGAGATGCTGGCGCGGGTTGATGCCGTCATGGAAGACGGGTTGCGTCCCGCTGATTTTCTTTCCCGGAAGCATGAGCGCGATCCCTTTCTTATTGCCGAGATTAAAAAGGCGTCGCCGTCAAAGGGCGTTATCAGGCGGGATTTCGATATATCGGATATCGCCGGAATATATAATGAAGCAGCCCAGGTAAGCGCCGTATCGGTTCTTACAGAGCCGCGTTATTTTCAGGGATCCTATGATTACCTGGTTTCAGCGGGGGAGGCGTGTTCCAAACCCCTGCTCATGAAGGATTTCATCTTTGATCCCTACCAGGTCATGAAGGGATTTCTCTGCGGTGCCTCGGCCTTTCTTCTCATCGCGTCCCTGGTGACGGATGAGGACGTGAAGAAGTTTTCCGCGCAGGCGAAACACCTGGGTATGCGTATTCTTTTCGAGACGCATACCATTGAGGAATACCGGCGGGCCATGAACCTGGGCGTCGACATAATCGGCATTAACAACAGGGATCTCAACACCTTCAACACCGATATTCATCATACGCTGCGGCTCATCGATTCGGCCGGGCTTCCCACGGGATCGCTTCTCATTTCGGAAAGCGGCATCAGGACCGGCGGCGATGTGGCTGTGTTGCGCAGGGGCGGCGTGCAGGGTTTTCTCATCGGCGAGGAATTCATGAAGCACGGTGATATTGGAGCGGCCATAACCGCCGTCATGGGGCCGCAATGAGCGGGGATGACGGATACGGGGACATGAACAGGCCCGTTGTAAAAATTTGCGGCATCACCGGCCGGGAGGACGCATTCTACAGCATCAGCGCCGGAGCCCGGATCCTGGGATTTATTTTTTTTGAGAAGAGTCCCCGGTATATCTCTCCGAGCCATGCCGCGGCGATAGTCAGCTCCTGCCGGAAGCGGTTCGGCGATGACGCGGGTTATGCCGGTGTTTTTGTGAATGCCGCGATTGAGACAATAACAGATGCGGTTTCCACGGCGGGTATCGATTATATCCAGCTCCACGGTGACGAGGACAATGCATTCATCGATGGCCTGAGGAAAACGCTTTATAGTGCCGGCCTGGATAAATGCAGGATAATTCAGGCTTTCCGGATACGGGACGGCGCTGACGTGGTGCGGGCCCGGTCTTCCATGGCTGATTATGTTCTCTTCGATTCTTTTACCAGCGGCGAATATGGCGGGACAGGACAAGGCTTTGATTGGTCCCTCATCAGAGAATTCGGACAGGATCACCGTCTTTTCCTGTCGGGCGGTATCAACGCCGGAAACGTAATAGAGGCGGTGAGAAGTATTCATCCCCATGGTATTGATCTTTCCAGCAGTGTGGAAAGGGAAAAAGGCGTGAAGGATAAAAAAAAGATTGATGAATTCTTTGCTGTTTTTCATAGTGAGGCATTGTAAAAAAAGACGCTATAATGGTGTATGTGTTTAAGGCCATATAACATCATTAAATAGGAGAGGATTATTATGTGTGGAATAATGGGCTATGTCGGAACTGCCGTCGCATCGGAAATCATTATGACAGGCCTGAAGCGTCTTGAATACCGGGGATACGATTCGGCGGGCATCGCCCTCCTTGGCGACGATCTCTATATATGCAAAAAACCCGGCAAGCTGGTTGAACTGGAGACCTGCCTGGATTATGCAGCTCTCAGTGGATATCACACGGGCATCGGCCATACGCGATGGGCAACCCATGGTGTGCCCAATGAAATAAACGCCCACCCGCACTGCGACTGCAGCGGTGATATCACCCTTGTCCATAACGGCATAATCGAAAATTACAACACACTGAAAGAGGCGCTGATAAAAGAAGGCCATACCATCGTCAGCGATACCGATACGGAAATTGTGGCCCACCTTATCGAGCATTATCATAAGACCGAGTCTCTCATCGATTCCGTTATAAAGGCCCTGACCCGCGTGGAGGGAACTTATGGCCTGGCCGTTCTATCGAGAAAAGAACCCGACAAACTCGTGGCGGCAAGGAAGGGGAGTCCGCTCATACTGGGTATCAGTGACAACGGCATGATCCTGGCTTCGGACGCCAGTGCCATTGTTGAACATACGAGGAATGTCATCTATCTCGAGGACAACGAAGTGATGGAGGTCAGGAAGGATGTTTACAAGACCTATGACATCAACCGGAATCATATCGTCAAGGAAGTGGAGGCCATAGACTGGAATATCGAGTCCATTGAGAAATCAGGATATAACCATTATATGCTGAAGGAAATATGCGAACAACCCGAAACCATTATGAATGCCTACCGGGGCAGGGTTGTTCCCGAATTCGGCAATGTGAGGCTCGACGGACTGCGACTTACGGAGCAGGAGCTTTTCGGGATCGAGAGAATTATTTTTATAGCCTGTGGTACGTCATGGCACGCGGGACTCATCGGCGAATACCTCATTGAGGAGTACGCGCGTATTCCCGTCGAGGTGGAGTACGCATCGGAGTTTCGTTACCGGAAACCGGTTCTAAAAAAGAACGATCTTGTCATTACCATATCCCAGTCCGGCGAGACGGCCGACACCCTGGCTGCACTTCGTGAGGCCAAGGCCCGCGGCATTAAGGTTCTGGGTCTAACCAATGTTGTAGGAAGCACCATCGCCCGCGAATCCGACGGCGGTATGTACATACATGCAGGCCCGGAAATAGGCGTCGCTTCCACCAAGGCCTTCACCTCTCAGGTGACGGTTCTTATCCTGATCACCCTGCTCCTGGCCCGGCGGAGGGATATGACACCGCAGGAGGGCAAGCGAATTATCAACGATCTGCAGAGAGTTCCATCGCATCTGGGTACTATCCTGGAGAACAGGGAAATTATTGATATTGCCAGGGAGTACAAGGACAGCATGAATTTCCTGTATCTTGGCCGTGGCGTTCAGTTTCCCGTGGCTCTCGAGGGCGCACTGAAGCTGAAGGAAATTTCCTATATTCATGCCGAGGGATATCCGGCGGCTGAGATGAAACACGGCCCCATCGCCCTTATTGATGAAAATATGCCCGTGGTTTTCGTGGCGCTGAAGGATGATATTTACAGCAAGGTGCTCAGCAATATGGAAGAGGTGCGGGCCCGGAACGGAAAGATCATCGTCATTGCCAGCGAGGGGGATGAGGATGTGCGGAAATATGCCGATCACGTAATTCACGTTCCCGAGGTGCACAATATGGTATCCCCGCTGCTTACGGTGGTTCCCCTGCAGCTTCTGGCCTATCATATTGCCGTACTGAAAGGGTGCGATGTGGACCAGCCCAGGAACCTGGCCAAGAGCGTTACTGTGGAGTAAGCACCGGTTTTGCCGTGGAATGCCTTTGTGCAATTCTGCGGGCCGTGATAAAAAATAACTTTTTCTTCGTGACATAAGTATAGTGATTGACAATTTTTAAATGGCTCACTATCTTTTTGAATCAGTTCGCCCGGGCTGCCGTGCAGCAGGAGGAACAGCTGTTAAATGACTCCGTTGCCGGTTTTACCTGGAAGATTCTCCTTGCGGCAGTCAGGGATTCGACAACGGGAAGTAAAAATACTACTCAAGAATTGAAAGGGATACAAGAGGTTGAAATGATTGTAATTGAAAGTATTAATAATATTGGTCTGACCGTCTCAAATCTGGAAAAGTCCATCGAATTTTATAAGGATCTTTTCGATTTTGAGGTTGTGGAAAAATTGAGTAACGCCGGGCAGGCCTTTATCAAAATGGGCGACATGGTTATTGCCCTGAATGAAGTGGAAGGGTATAACTGTCCTGAAGATGCGGGATATGCCATTTCCTTTTATGTTGATGAGGAGGATTTTGAAGATGCCCTGGACGAGTTGGAAGAACTGGAGATAACCATTGTTTTCGGGCCGGAAAACATCCGTAACGGCCAGTCCGTGGTTTTTCTTGATCCCGATGGAAATAAAATCGAACTTTCATATCCAAAAATAAGCTGAGAAAAGGACGGGATTAGTATTCATTTGCTGAATATTTAATCGCTTTCTTGCCTCCTTTATTGTTGATAAAAGGGATTGCCTTGCTTCCGGGGCAATCCCTTTTATTTATAGCAAACTCCGAATTCCGGGTGTGAGGCGTTTTAAATTTATATTTTTTTAGGAGGATAAAACCCCATGGAACTGATGGAAATTCTCAGGAAAACAAAAATTATTCCCGTGGCGGTTCTTGAGAACACCGATGATGCCTGCCGCGTAGCGGAGCTGCTTCTGAAACATGATCTTTCCGTAATTGAAGTCACTCTTAGAACTGAAAATGCATTGAAATGCATTACAGCCGTTGTGGAAAAATTTCCTGAAATGAGTATCGGCGCCGGCAGCGTTCTTTCAAAGGACGGCTTGAGAGCTGCTCAGGATGGGGGAGCGCGGTTCGCCGTATCTCCGGGTCTTGATGTCGATCTACTTACGTATGCCCGGACAAGGGAAATCCCTTTTGTGCCGGGTATCGCCACTCCCAGCGAAATCATTAAGGCGCTGGAGTTCGGCTCCATAGTCAAAATATTTCCTGCAGCGGCCCTGGGAGGCATTGAGTATATCAATGCCATTGCTGCGCCCTTTAAAATGAAGGAACTGCATCTGATGCCCACGGGAGGCGTTAACGCCGCCAATTTCATGGATTATTTAAAAGCCGACAGGGTCATTGCCTGCGGTATGACATATATCGTGGACGGCAATCTGCTTCGGGAAAAGAACTACCGTGAAATTGAACGGCGCATTGAGGAATCCATCCGCAGGCGCGATGAATAAGGTGTATTTTCATATCATGATTTTCCATAGAATATGCTGAAGAAAATGGGTTCCCCATGTTAAAAAATTTATTATCGGCATTTGAGAAGAGGGAAGGGCTGCTGGGATTATCGGATTCCAACTGCTGCCGTCTTTTCAATGCCCGGGGAGACGGCATTGAGGGACTGACCCTGGACAGGTATGGTGACTATATTCTCATACAGTTCTATGATGAAGCCCTGGTTGAAACGGTGAACGGTAAAAGAGAGTTGATCGGTGAGGTGCGTAAGGCAATCATGAAAGCCCTGGAGCAGCTTCCCGTGAATGTCAGGGGCGTGCTGGCAAAGAACAGGATTACGGTAAAAGGGAATCAGGACTTTATCGATTTACGAAGAAGCGTGCTGCTTGAGGGCGAACTCCCGCCGGAAGACTACACTGTCCGTCAGAACAACATACTGGCAGGGGCTGATCTTCTTGAGGGACAGAGCACGGGCATTTTTCTCGATATGAGGGAAATTCGCAGTGAACTGGAGCCCCTCTATCGTGAAAAAAATTTCTCTGGGATGCTGAATCTCTTTTCCTATACTGCTCTTTTTTCCGTGCATGCCCTGAAGAACAGAGTTTCCCGCGCGGTCAATGTGGATTTATCCCGCACGGTGTTGCGTCGTGCCATGAATAATTACCGTCTGAATGATATCGCCGTGGATGACCGGGATTTTATCTACGGGGATGCCCTGAACTGGATAAAAAGATTGATTAAAAGAGGAGAAAAATATTCAATTGTGGTGATTGATCCTCCGACCTTTGCCCGCGGGAAAAAAAACAGCTTTTCCGTGCGTACGGATTATGAGGATGCAATCAGGAGCCTGGAGGCTCTTGCTCCGGGCGGTTATGTGCTTTCAGCGATAAATTCTCGTTTTATATCGAAAAAACAGTATATTTCCTTCCATCCTGCTCAATGGAAGCTGGTTACATTCAGTAATGAGTCATCGGATTTTCCTGCAGGGGGTGAACCCTATCTGAAAGCAGGGTTATGGTCTCTGAAATGATAGATAATTCAGCATAAGTACGATTACCCGTGGAAAATATCTTGACATCGTTGATTTGAACGGCAAG encodes:
- the glmS gene encoding glutamine--fructose-6-phosphate transaminase (isomerizing) — its product is MCGIMGYVGTAVASEIIMTGLKRLEYRGYDSAGIALLGDDLYICKKPGKLVELETCLDYAALSGYHTGIGHTRWATHGVPNEINAHPHCDCSGDITLVHNGIIENYNTLKEALIKEGHTIVSDTDTEIVAHLIEHYHKTESLIDSVIKALTRVEGTYGLAVLSRKEPDKLVAARKGSPLILGISDNGMILASDASAIVEHTRNVIYLEDNEVMEVRKDVYKTYDINRNHIVKEVEAIDWNIESIEKSGYNHYMLKEICEQPETIMNAYRGRVVPEFGNVRLDGLRLTEQELFGIERIIFIACGTSWHAGLIGEYLIEEYARIPVEVEYASEFRYRKPVLKKNDLVITISQSGETADTLAALREAKARGIKVLGLTNVVGSTIARESDGGMYIHAGPEIGVASTKAFTSQVTVLILITLLLARRRDMTPQEGKRIINDLQRVPSHLGTILENREIIDIAREYKDSMNFLYLGRGVQFPVALEGALKLKEISYIHAEGYPAAEMKHGPIALIDENMPVVFVALKDDIYSKVLSNMEEVRARNGKIIVIASEGDEDVRKYADHVIHVPEVHNMVSPLLTVVPLQLLAYHIAVLKGCDVDQPRNLAKSVTVE
- a CDS encoding amidohydrolase, with amino-acid sequence MKDLIVTMLQEDLAWENKTRNLAVFRERMSSLKGKTHLVLLPEMFNTGFTMNAAAMHEGMDGPTVQWLLDNARELNAHVAGTLIVGDGGGFFNRMVWAEPQGKLHIYNKRHLFRMAGENGIFSPGNENITIDCRGWRVRPFICYDLRFPVWSRNRNNDYDMAVYFANWPERRARHWQVLLQARAMENQAYVAGVNRVGKDAKGIRYTGDSCIIDPWGNDAVRLDAEAGTATAVLSGSMLTSCRRDFPVWQDADTDFCGSGNQGGP
- a CDS encoding indole-3-glycerol phosphate synthase TrpC codes for the protein MATILDTIVEERKKQVEIEKHDLPVTEMLARVDAVMEDGLRPADFLSRKHERDPFLIAEIKKASPSKGVIRRDFDISDIAGIYNEAAQVSAVSVLTEPRYFQGSYDYLVSAGEACSKPLLMKDFIFDPYQVMKGFLCGASAFLLIASLVTDEDVKKFSAQAKHLGMRILFETHTIEEYRRAMNLGVDIIGINNRDLNTFNTDIHHTLRLIDSAGLPTGSLLISESGIRTGGDVAVLRRGGVQGFLIGEEFMKHGDIGAAITAVMGPQ
- a CDS encoding 2-dehydro-3-deoxyphosphogluconate aldolase; the protein is MELMEILRKTKIIPVAVLENTDDACRVAELLLKHDLSVIEVTLRTENALKCITAVVEKFPEMSIGAGSVLSKDGLRAAQDGGARFAVSPGLDVDLLTYARTREIPFVPGIATPSEIIKALEFGSIVKIFPAAALGGIEYINAIAAPFKMKELHLMPTGGVNAANFMDYLKADRVIACGMTYIVDGNLLREKNYREIERRIEESIRRRDE